The genomic stretch ACCAAACGCGGCTCCGAACAGCATCAATTTCTTACCGGACTTTCGGACCTTGTCCAACTTATTTTCATCCAAAGGCTGATCTAGTTCCAGAAACCGGCTCATTCCTGAATTCTCCTGTTCAATAAGCGCATTCAGCATCCAGATTAATGAAGAATTCGGATTTTCAATATAGCCCGGTGCGTATGCCCAGATCACATACTTATCCAGATCATAGAAATAATTCATTCCCCTAAGGATTGATTGCCGGTATAACTCAGGATCAGAAACAACATGCCTGCTTCGACTCATTCCAGACGTGCCGCTGCTATAAAATTCTAAATTTTGAATTTTGAATTTTGAATTTCCAACTGCAGTGAGCACTTCGGTGTCTTTAAAAGCCTGTATGGGCATCAATGGGATTTCAGAAAGGGAATTTACTTCACCGATTTCTAAAGCATCGCAAAAGCGTTGATAAACCGGATTACTCGTTCGTTGAAATTCAAAAACCTGCAGAGCTTTTTCCCGGAAAGGAATATCAGCATCAAAGATCTGATGAGGAGTAATCATTGCTCAAGGCCTGAAACTTTAAACAGTACTTCGGCAGTCAGTATAAAAGCTATGCCTTCTAAAACCTGGACATCAACGACGTTAACTTCAGAAGTTAATTGTATCGTCTTCTTTTGCTTAGAACGGTTTTCAAATTCAATACGATTTGAAAAAGATTTCCATAAACCCTGCTCAGTAGTAAATAAAGCCCTTACCCCATCAGCTGCATAAAAACCCTGGTAACTACCGTTCAGTGCTAACCGATGTATAGTGGCCGACTTCTTATCCAGGATCAAAATTTCTCTGGAGGTTACACCCATTTCATTCACAGATTCAATTTCCGAAGAAATTCTAAATTCATCCAAGAGATTGGAATCCAGGTCAAAACGACGGATATAGTTCTCTGCTTCATCCACGAAAAAGACTTCACCCAAACCATTCACGGCTATTTGTGTTGGGTTATATGGACGATTGTCACCAAAGGTATCACTGGCAGAAATGCTGCTCAGATATTGTCCTCTTTTATCAAAAACCTGCACCCGACGATTATTGTAATCTGTAACAAATATTTTGAGTCCGTTCGTGGCGTCTACATCAACCGGCTTACTGAACTGGTAATTTCCACTCCCTTTTCCACCGATGGTTTCTAATAGCTTTCCTGAGTGATCCAGCTTTAACAAACGATTATTCCCTTGCTCTACCACATATATTGAATTCTGGGTTACATAAAGAGAAGTAGCATTATCTAACCCGGAATAGATTTTTTGAAGAGGTTGGGCTTTTAAGGATGGAAAACTAAAAAAGAGCAGCAGGAATATTAAACAAATCAAAGACCGTGAAGAGATTTTTACCCTCCTCTTAATCCCTTCACAAGAAGGGAAACTGAATGTTAAATAGTCAATGCTCAATGTTCTAATATTTGAGGCCTTTCGCCCCAATATCGCTCCGGTAGTAGGCTTTGTCAAAAGCTAATTTTTTGACTTCTGCATAAGTATTGTCAATGGCTGTCTGCAGGTCTTTTCCTGAACCGACTACATTCAGAACCCGGCCGCCATTGGTAAGAATTTGATCGCCTTCTGTTTTAGTGCCTGCATGAAAAAGAATGGCATTCTTAATGTCATCCAGTCCCGTAATCACCTTCCCTTTTTCATAGGATTCCGGATAGCCGCCTGATGCCAATACCACACAGCATTTCACTTCATCATCAAACTCAATATCAACGGTTCCTAATTTTGATTCTGTGCATGCCACAATGACTTCCAACATATCCGCTTTAAGCCTGGGAAGTATAACCTGGCACTCGGGATCTCCAAACCGGCAGTTATACTCTACTACTTTAGGGCCTTCTTTGGTGATCATCAGTCCACAGTAAAGAATTCCTGCATATGGATTTCCTTCTGCTTTCATTCCTGAAATTGTCGGTTCGATAATCTCTCTTTCTACGCGATCAAGTATTCCATCGGTGACCACAGGCGCCGGAGAATAAGCTCCCATTCCACCGGTATTCAGTCCGGTATCTCCCTCTCCAATACGCTTATGATCCTGGGCATTTCCGATGACTTTATAGGACTCACCATCTGAGATAGCAAATACAGAGGCTTCTTCGCCAATCATATATTCTTCTATTACCAGTCGGCTTGCTGCATTCTTAAGGGAATCACTTGTTTTTAGTTCCTCAAGGACTTCCATCGCTTCGGCTTCGGTTTCAGGGATGAAAACGCCCTTTCCACCGGCCAAACCATCCGCTTTTAACACTACAGGATATTTACCCTGTTTCTTGATGTAATCAGCGGCATCATCAAAATTGTCCTGATCAAAGACTTTATAGGCAGCCGTTGGAATATCGTGGCGCTGCATGAATTCCTTGGCAAATTCCTTACTCCCCTCCAGCATTGCGGCCTGAAGTTTCGGCCCAAAAACCGGGTGATTCTTCGTTTCCAGGAAATTGGCAATACCGTCCACCAGTGGCTGTTCTGGTCCCACTACGGTTAGGTTAATGTCGTTAGCCTGTATAAAGCTCCAAACCTCATCAAAGTCAGAGATAGATAAAGCGACGTTTTCTCCCAAAGATGCTGTCCCCGGGTTGCCGGGTGCGATGAAGAGTTTTTTTAACTTAGGAGATTGAGAAATAGCCCATGCCAGTGCATGTTCACGTCCACCGCTTCCCAGTAACAGAACGTTATATTTCATAACTCAGGAAAGTTCTTCAGCAATAGTGATAATTTCAGAAAAGCTTTCGGCGTCGAGACTGGCACCCCCGATCAGTCCGCCATCCACATCAGGCTGACTCAACAGCTCTTTGGCATTGGCAGGCTTCATACTTCCGCCGTACAAAATATTGATCTGATCGGCTGTATCCGGACTATACAACCCGGCAATTACTTTACGAATGTGCTCATGCATTTCCTGTGCCTGTTCCGTTGAAGCTGTTTCCCCGGTTCCGATCGCCCAAATGGGTTCGTAAGCGATAACTACATCCAAAACATCTTCATCAGAAATATCAAAAAGTGCTGCCGTTACCTGATTCTTAACCAGATCATAGTGTTCATTGGACTTTCTCTGGTCCAGGCTTTCTCCCACACAAATAATTGGAGCTAATTTGTGCTCAAGCGCTTTATGAGATCTTTTGTTTACCGTAGTGTCGGTTTCTGCGAAATACTGGCGGCGTTCAGAGTGTCCGATGATCACATAATTGCACCCGCTTTCGGCGAGCATGCTTCCACTTATCTCTCCTGTATAAGCACCGTTTTCTTCAAAGTGAAGGGTTTGTGCTCCTACCTGGATATCGGTGTCGTGAAGGTAATTTACGGCCATCCCGATGGATACAAAAGGAGGACAAACCAATACATCTACATTTTCGTCGACCTCTGCTTTCTTGTCTTTGAGTCCCTCCAGCAATTCAGCTGCGTCATAAGGACCGCAATTCATTTTCCAGTTACCGGCTATCAAAAATCTTCGCATGATGTGAGTGTATTTTTAGCTTGGTGAGTTCCTGTTATCAAATGCTTTATTTAGTCCCTGTATTACTTCTTCAAATTCTCCACGTTCGTACTTACGGATCAAAACTCCGTTTTCATCAATCAAGAAGCGGGTGGGAACCTGAACAACGTTAAATTTCTGAATCATATCCTGAACATCAAATGAACCTAGTTCAGCAACTGACCAGGCTTTACGACGTTCCTCGAAAAACCCTTCTACTGTAAGCGGGCTTTCATCCAAGGGTACCGTGAATATCTTTAACCCATAGTTTTTATATATCTCATTGATGATGAGGGTTCGGTCATAATCATTTTGATACTCAGGATTGGCAAAAGGTGAAATTTCCAGTATGTACACATCCCCTGCTAAAGAAGTATTACTTACCGTGTCTCCTTCCATGGTTATGAACGAAAAATCAGGGATTAAAACGCCTGGAGCCAGGTAATTCAAATCGTAACGAATTCTTCGGGCCCATTTTTTTGATTCTGAACTTGAATACTGTTCCTCATACTTAGCAAGCAGCGTTTTAGCTTCTTTTACCCGGGAACTATCAAAATACATCATGATTTTATCCCGCTTGATAGCTTCCTGTACCGATTCGTTTGCTGATATCTGCACTAACGAATCGAGATAATCAGAAGTGGCCTCAAAGCCACGGGACTGAGCGATATAAGGTTTAGCAATATTCAATGCGACTGAAATCATATAATCTGCAGGCAGCGCAGCATCTATGCGATCCAACATTTTTTCCTGGTCAAAACTACTAACAATTCCTGCTGACTTTTCCGCTGCGAGATAAGAAGCAATCGTGTTTGGGTTCTTTTCAAATACTTCCCAGTATAAATCAGACCATTTTTTTACCTCGTCCAGCATTTGTGAATCAGGAATTGCTCCACTTCTTGCAAAAGCTCCAACTCTTTGAAATCCACGATCAACCCGCAGGAAAGTATTCATCGCATTGTGCTCCCGGGAACTTAGTGTCAAGGTTTGATCCAGACCCGGTAACTCTGCATTTAGGGTCACGGTATCGTTCTCGGCTAAAATTACTCCCAAGTTTCCAAGGTTCGTTCCATTTCGGCTGATGAACATTCGGAAATATCTTTTTTCAGGAAACTGGACAGTACCCATAAATGAACCGGACGCATCTGTCTGCTCATTAAATAAAGTATCACTAAAAGCATCGGATGAATCGCGAACAATAATAGATATTTCTATACCAGAAAAATCACCACTGCTATCGATAGAATCTGCTACCGAGATATTCCCTTTTACCACCGTTTGTAACGGTTTCGGTTCATTAGAACAAGCTGCTATCAAAATTGATGCAGCAACTAACAAATATAGTGCGAATTGTCTCATATTTAACCTAAAGACTGTGTTTTCAGTCGTCTAATTTTTTTGAAATTAAATCTTTAACCAACTTTGGATTAGCTTTACCCTGGGATGCCTTCATTGCCTGCCCTACGAAGAACCCAATCAGCTGTTTCTTTCCTTCCTTATAACGTGTTACCTCATCCGGATTATTTTCTATTATTTCATCCACGATAGGCTCAAGAAAACCGGAATCTGAAACCTGAATAAGGTTCATTTCTTTAGCCAACGCTTCCGGCTCTTTGTCTTCTTCCAGCATTGCATTAAAAATCTGCTGCATAGCTGAAGAATTGATTTTGTCTTCATCTTTCAGTTTTACCAGATCTGAAACTTTTTTAGCTGAAATGGAGAACTCCCGAATGTCAATACTTTGCTCATTCAACACCCGAAGCACCTCACTGAGTACAATATTGGATGCTGACTTCGGGTTTCCAAGATGCTCAACTACTTCCTCGTAATAATCAGCCAGATAGCGACTGTCGGTGATGGTTACCGCATCATCTTCACTCATCCCGAATTCTTCCATAAAACGCTTGCGGCGTACATCAGCCAGCTCGGGTAGTTCTTTCCGAATCTCATCCAGCATCTTGTCGGTTACAATTATAGGAGGTAAATCCGGTTCAGGGAAATAGCGGTAATCATGCGCCTCTTCCTTCGAACGCATTGGACGTGTTTGCGATTTTGAGGT from Gracilimonas sp. encodes the following:
- a CDS encoding NHL repeat-containing protein, which codes for MICLIFLLLFFSFPSLKAQPLQKIYSGLDNATSLYVTQNSIYVVEQGNNRLLKLDHSGKLLETIGGKGSGNYQFSKPVDVDATNGLKIFVTDYNNRRVQVFDKRGQYLSSISASDTFGDNRPYNPTQIAVNGLGEVFFVDEAENYIRRFDLDSNLLDEFRISSEIESVNEMGVTSREILILDKKSATIHRLALNGSYQGFYAADGVRALFTTEQGLWKSFSNRIEFENRSKQKKTIQLTSEVNVVDVQVLEGIAFILTAEVLFKVSGLEQ
- the purD gene encoding phosphoribosylamine--glycine ligase, which codes for MKYNVLLLGSGGREHALAWAISQSPKLKKLFIAPGNPGTASLGENVALSISDFDEVWSFIQANDINLTVVGPEQPLVDGIANFLETKNHPVFGPKLQAAMLEGSKEFAKEFMQRHDIPTAAYKVFDQDNFDDAADYIKKQGKYPVVLKADGLAGGKGVFIPETEAEAMEVLEELKTSDSLKNAASRLVIEEYMIGEEASVFAISDGESYKVIGNAQDHKRIGEGDTGLNTGGMGAYSPAPVVTDGILDRVEREIIEPTISGMKAEGNPYAGILYCGLMITKEGPKVVEYNCRFGDPECQVILPRLKADMLEVIVACTESKLGTVDIEFDDEVKCCVVLASGGYPESYEKGKVITGLDDIKNAILFHAGTKTEGDQILTNGGRVLNVVGSGKDLQTAIDNTYAEVKKLAFDKAYYRSDIGAKGLKY
- the tpiA gene encoding triose-phosphate isomerase yields the protein MRRFLIAGNWKMNCGPYDAAELLEGLKDKKAEVDENVDVLVCPPFVSIGMAVNYLHDTDIQVGAQTLHFEENGAYTGEISGSMLAESGCNYVIIGHSERRQYFAETDTTVNKRSHKALEHKLAPIICVGESLDQRKSNEHYDLVKNQVTAALFDISDEDVLDVVIAYEPIWAIGTGETASTEQAQEMHEHIRKVIAGLYSPDTADQINILYGGSMKPANAKELLSQPDVDGGLIGGASLDAESFSEIITIAEELS